Part of the Flavobacterium sp. KS-LB2 genome is shown below.
CCCATCTTGAGCATCTTCATACACTACTGATTTTTCTTTACCTTCCTTATAATAAATATCTAAAGTTAATTCTTCAAATTCCAGTTCCCCTACATATTGCTGCACTGGATATTTAGGAATAATTGCCCCTGCTTTTACAAAAATTGGAATTTGATCAAATTTAGTATCAACCCAGATTTCTTTACCTCCTTTTACTTCTTCATTCGTCCAATAATTATACCATTGTCCACGAGGAATATACATTCGTCGTCCCAAAGAATTTGGTTCTAAAATAGGACAAACTAGTATTTGATTTCCAAAAACAAATTCATCATTTCTGTAATGCGTTTGAATATCATCTTGATCGTAATACACTAATGGCTTCAGCATGGGAATCCCTTCCTCAATATATTGCCAAAACATGGTGTATAAATACGGTAATAATTGATACCTTAAATTGACAAATTTTCTGGTGATATCAATAACCTCTTCGTCAAAAGCCCATGGTTCTTGATCTCCATGATCTCCTGAAGAGTGCGTTCTACAAAAAGGATGAAAAACACCTAGTTGAATCCAGCGTGCGTATAATTCTCCCGAAGGTTGTTCAGCAAATCCACCAATATCAGAGCCTGTGAAACCCATACCGGAAATTGACATGCGTTGCACTTGGATATTGGCTATCCATAAGTGCTCCCATGTGGCAACATTATCGCCTGTCCATGAAGACGTATATCGTTGTGCACCTGCATATGCAGATCTTGTTATTACAAAAGGTCTTTTGGGATACGCAAATCGTTTCACGCCGTGATACGTGGCTCTTGCCATTTGTGTACCATAAATATTATGTGCTTTTCTATGACTGCAAGGATTTCCATCGTAATCGTGACGGACATCCATGGGAAATGTTTTATTAGGAACTTCCATTACAGCTGGTTCATTCATATCGTTCCACACTCCTTTTACACCAATATCTGAAATTAGTTCTTTAAATAATCCTGCCCACCATTCTCTTACTGTAGGATTTGTATAGTCTGGAAAATTACATTCTCCTGGCCAAACTTTCCCTTTCATATAAGGCCCATCGGCTCTTTTACAGAAATAATCCTTTTCTAAGGCTTCTTTGTATACGGCATATTCTTTGTCAATTTTTATTCCCGGATCAATGATTACAACTGTTTTAAAACCATCTTCGGCTAATTCTGCGACCATTCTTTTGGGATCAGGAAAATAGTCTTTATTCCAAGTAAAACATCGAAAGCCATCCATATAATCTATATCCAAATACAGTGCATCGCATGGAATTTGTAATTCTCTAAATTTAGCTGCAACATCTTTTAAATTACTTTCAGGATAATAACTCCATTTACATTGGTGATAGCCGAGTGCCCAAAGTGGTGGCAACTCCGGCTTTCCTGTCAAATCAGTGTAAGTAGTAACCACATCTTGCATTTGTGGTCCATAAATAAAATAATAATTCATTTCTCCACCTTCAGCCCAATAACTCGTTACATTCCTCCTTTCGTGACAAAAATCAAAATAAGTTCTAAAAGTGTTATCAAAGAAAATACCGTACGATTGTTTGTTTTGTAAACCTATATAAAACGGAACTACTTTGTATAATGGTTCCTGATCTTTTTGAAAAGCATATTGATCGGTAGCAAAATTCTCCAATCGTTTTCCTTTTAAATTCATTTGGGTTGCTTTATCACCAAGGCCATAAAAACACTCTCCATCTTTTGAAGCTTTACTCATTTTTACGATATTACCGCCATATTCGTAACTTTCTTCCCAATGAAAACCCAATTCGTCTTCCAAAATAATATTTTCTTCAAAATCAAAAATAGACAATCTCATATCTATTTTTTGAATTCTACATTTTACTTTACTCGTTTTTACCTGATAATAATCTTCTACTTCAGAAACCTCCAGAAAATTATAACCATGAGAATGACTTTTATCTACAGCATAAGAAAAATCGTTGCTAAAATACCCTTTTGTAGTAAATCTAAACCGAATTAAACTATCTCTTAATACGGTTACTTTTAATATGACGCTATTATCTGTATGAAAATATATTGAATCAACATCATGCTCAAAAGCAACTATTTTTGTGGGATATAGATCGCCTTTATATTCTAATTCTGTATTTGTAATCATTTTAATGGTATTTATTTTAATCTTTTTCTAGCACTCAAACTTATAAAATTACTTTGTATACAATTATTTATGTGAAATTTATTCTCAAAAACGTTTTAGTCAATTTCAATACAACAGTCAAAAATATACAATAATGGTTTTCATTATAAATGAAAACCATTAGTTATAAGTACTTTAAAAAAGGAGTGTTTTACATTTATATAATTTTAAAAACGGTAACACTTAATGGTGGTAAAAGCAACTCTATTGAATAATCTCTTCCATCATAAGGCATAGCCTCAATTGCTATTTTTTTAGAGTTCGAGACTCCGCTTCCTCCATAAATGGAAGCATCACTATTAAAAATCTCTGTTAGTTTTCCTTTCTTTGGCAAACCAATTCGATAATTAGACCTAGTTACTTGTGTAAAGTTACACACTACTACTACATCGTCCTTCGGGTTATTTCCTTTACGAATGAATGACATTACTGCATTTTGATGATCCGAGTAATTAATCCATTCAAAGCCTTCAGGACTAAATTGTTTTTCGTATAAAGCAGGTTGTGATTTGTATAGTGTATTCAAATCTGTGATCAATATTTTCACACCACTATGAAAAGGATATTGCAACAAATGCCAATCTAAACTTCCTTCAAAATTCCATTCGCTACTTTGTCCAAATTCACTTCCCATAAACAACAATTTAGTTCCAGGATACATAAACATATAACCGTATAGTAATCGTAAATTGGCAAATTTCTGCCATTCATCGCCTGGCATTCTTCCGGCAATTGATTTCTTTCCATAAACCACTTCGTCATGTGAAAGTGGTAACATGAAATTTTCTGAAAAGGTATATGTCATTGAAAAAGTCAAATCATTTTGATGGTACTTTCTATATACAGTATCTTTTTGAAAGTATGCTAAGGTATCATGCATCCACCCCATCATCCATTTCATACCAAAACCTAAACCACCAACAGATGTGGGTCTAGAAACCATTGGAAATGAAGTACTTTCTTCTGCTATAGTTTGAACACCTTCATAGTTTAGATAAACGGCTTCATTGAATTCTTTCAAGAAGCTAATGGTATCCAGATTTTCTCTACCTCCGTAAATATTGGGTTCCCACTCGCCATCATTTCTAGAATAATCTAAATACAGCATGGAAGCTACTGCATCAACACGCAAAGCGTCTGCATGATAATGGTGTAACCAAAACAATGCGTTACTAATTAAGAAAGAACGAACTTCATTTCGTCCATAATTAAAAACTAAACTTTTCCAATCCGGATGATACCCTTTTCTGCGATCAGGATGCTCAAAAAGATTCGATCCGTCAAAAAAGCCTAAACCATGAGCGTCATCTGGAAAATGAGATGGTACCCAATCCAGAATTACTCCAATTCCTGCTTCATGCAATTTATCAACTAAATGCATGAATTCTTGCGGATTCCCAAAACGGGATGTAGGCGCAAAATATCCCACTAATTGATATCCCCAAGATGGATCATATGGATATTCCATAATAGGCATAAACTCTACATGAGTAAAACCTGTTTCTTTGACATAGTTTACTAAGTCTTCTGCAAATTCTAGATAGGTCAAAAAACGATTTTCTTCAGTATGGCGTTTCCAAGAGCCTAAATGTACTTCATAAACAGAATAGGGTTTGTCTAAACCATTATGATTTTGACGCGTTTTCATCCAGTTATTGTCCTTCCATTTATAATCCAAATCCCAAACTACAGATGCTGTATGAGGTGGTTTTTCGCAATAAAAAGCAAACGGATCGGCTTTCTCTGTTATAATTCCACCATTATTAGATTGTATTTTATATTTATAGGTGGTCCCCTTTTTGATATTTGGAATAAAACCTTCCCAAATACCGGAAGAATCCCAACGTACATTCAACTGGTGTTCTCCTTGTGTCCAAAAATTGAAATCTCCCACTACTGATACTGAATGAGCCGTAGGAGCCCAAACTGCAAAATAAACACCATCTACTCCGTCAACCGATAGTAGATGTGCGCCTAGTTTTTCGTACAGTCGAAAATGTTTCCCAGCTTTAAATAAATCGATATCAAAATCGGTAAAAAGAGAATGCGTAATAACTTTACTCATATAACTATTGTATAATTCTACTTTTTAAAAACAGAATAGAATATTATTTTTTAAGAAAAACAGTTTAAAAATCTATTTTATGATATAATTATCTGGTATAATTGCTCCTTTTTTAATGACAACAATTCCGTCTTTTATGGCATACAACTCATTCGAGAAATCTTCTAAATGACTGCCTCCACTGATGTAAACATCATTCCCAATTCTGCAGTTTTTATCTACAAGAGCATTGCTTATAAAGCATCTTTCCCCAATTCCCACTAGTTGTCTCCCTGTTCTTACATCCTCATTCATATCATCAATATTCTGATAGAAATCATTACCCATCACATAACAGTTTTGAATAATGGTTCCTTCGCCTATTCTGGAACGAATACCAATTACTGAACGATTAATTTCTTTAGCATTCAAAATACATCCTTCAGAAATTAATGATCTGTCCACCATAGTCTTCTGGAATTTAGATGGTGGCAATAATCTAGGTCTGGTGAAAATTTTATTATCGTTATCAAATAAATTAAATTTTGGTAAGTCATCAGTTAACCCAATATTAGCTTCAAAAAAGGAATCAATATTACCAATATCTGTCCAATATCCTTCATATTGGTAACTCAATATCTTTTTGTGACCTACAGCCTGCGGAATAATTTCTTTGCCAAAATCTTTGGTTTCTTTATTTGACATAATATCTACCAACAGTTTTTTGTTAAAGATGTAGATTCCCATAGAAGCCAAATATTGCTTTCCTTCACTCTTCATTTGCTCACTCACATCAGATTCCCAATCAGGTAACAATTCTTTAGCTGGTTTTTCTATAAAAGATTCGATACAACTTTCGGAATTTGTCTTTAATATTCCAAATTCAGGTGCATCTTTTGCATTTACTGGTAATGTAGCAATGGTAATATCTGCTTCTCTCTTGATATGTTCTTCTAACATATCATTGAAATCCATCTGATACAGCTGATCACCAGAAAGTATCAAAGCATAATCAAAATCATGGTTTAAGAAATGTGGCATACACTGTCTTACAGCATCAGCGGTACCTTGAAACCAAGTTGGATTATCAGGAGTTTGTTCTGCAGCAAGTATATCAACAAAAGCATGACTAAAAATACTAAAATTATAAGTGTTTTTTATGTGTGCATTTAAAGAAGCTGAGTTAAATTGCGTTAAAACAAACATTCTATAAATATCTGAGTTCATACAATTTGAAATAGGGATATCTACTAATCTGTATTTGCCCCCAATTGGTACAGCAGGTTTAGATCTTGTTTCTGTCAACGGATACAATCTGGAACCTTGCCCTCCTCCTAAAATAATTGCAATTACATTTTTCTTTTTAGCTTTCATTTTTTGTTAATTATTAGTTTGTACATTTCTATATATTCTTGACAAACACGTTCCCAAGAATGGTCTGTGTTCATACCTATTTTTATGATTTTATGTAAATGCTTTTTATCGTCATATAAATTTACTGCCCTTTGAATCGAGTAACAAATATCTCCAACACTAGCCTGATCATGGCAAATTCCATTTCCATCATCTCCAAAATCAATAACAGTATCCTTTAATCCACCCGTTCTTCTTACTATAGGAATTGTTCCATAGCGCAATGAATACATTTGATTCAAACCACAAGGCTCGACCCTTGAAGGCATTAATAAAAAATCAGAACCCGCATAAATCAAGTGTGCTAATTCCTCATTGTATCCAATAAATGTATTGTAATTCCCTTTGTAATCCGATAATAAGCCATTCAATTGATTCTCAATAGCAGTATTTCCTGAACCTAAGATTAAAATATTAATTTGTTGAAAATTTTCAGATAAAGCTAAAGCTGCTGCATGTGGCAATAAATCACCCCCTTTTTCCTCTAAAAGCCTACCAATAAAACTAAAAAGTGGTTTAGTTGGGTCTAGATTAAAAAGGTTGCATAATTTTTCTTTATTTTCTTGTTTTCCTTTTTCGAAATTTTTAATCGAATAATTTTTTTCCAGCATCGCATCTTTTGCTGGATCCCAAACTTCAATATCAATTCCGTTCAAAATCCCCTTAGATTTATATCGAACTAGATTAAATAACGATTCTAATCCATTGGCCGAATAATTAATCT
Proteins encoded:
- a CDS encoding glycoside hydrolase family 31 protein; the encoded protein is MITNTELEYKGDLYPTKIVAFEHDVDSIYFHTDNSVILKVTVLRDSLIRFRFTTKGYFSNDFSYAVDKSHSHGYNFLEVSEVEDYYQVKTSKVKCRIQKIDMRLSIFDFEENIILEDELGFHWEESYEYGGNIVKMSKASKDGECFYGLGDKATQMNLKGKRLENFATDQYAFQKDQEPLYKVVPFYIGLQNKQSYGIFFDNTFRTYFDFCHERRNVTSYWAEGGEMNYYFIYGPQMQDVVTTYTDLTGKPELPPLWALGYHQCKWSYYPESNLKDVAAKFRELQIPCDALYLDIDYMDGFRCFTWNKDYFPDPKRMVAELAEDGFKTVVIIDPGIKIDKEYAVYKEALEKDYFCKRADGPYMKGKVWPGECNFPDYTNPTVREWWAGLFKELISDIGVKGVWNDMNEPAVMEVPNKTFPMDVRHDYDGNPCSHRKAHNIYGTQMARATYHGVKRFAYPKRPFVITRSAYAGAQRYTSSWTGDNVATWEHLWIANIQVQRMSISGMGFTGSDIGGFAEQPSGELYARWIQLGVFHPFCRTHSSGDHGDQEPWAFDEEVIDITRKFVNLRYQLLPYLYTMFWQYIEEGIPMLKPLVYYDQDDIQTHYRNDEFVFGNQILVCPILEPNSLGRRMYIPRGQWYNYWTNEEVKGGKEIWVDTKFDQIPIFVKAGAIIPKYPVQQYVGELEFEELTLDIYYKEGKEKSVVYEDAQDGYDYKKGRYSFLSFKTTGKENELIIQLHKEGKYDTNYSKYKINLIGLPFKVETIEIDNVEVSFDENTLKKEGYLIVDKEFTALHITGE
- the glgB gene encoding 1,4-alpha-glucan branching protein GlgB translates to MSKVITHSLFTDFDIDLFKAGKHFRLYEKLGAHLLSVDGVDGVYFAVWAPTAHSVSVVGDFNFWTQGEHQLNVRWDSSGIWEGFIPNIKKGTTYKYKIQSNNGGIITEKADPFAFYCEKPPHTASVVWDLDYKWKDNNWMKTRQNHNGLDKPYSVYEVHLGSWKRHTEENRFLTYLEFAEDLVNYVKETGFTHVEFMPIMEYPYDPSWGYQLVGYFAPTSRFGNPQEFMHLVDKLHEAGIGVILDWVPSHFPDDAHGLGFFDGSNLFEHPDRRKGYHPDWKSLVFNYGRNEVRSFLISNALFWLHHYHADALRVDAVASMLYLDYSRNDGEWEPNIYGGRENLDTISFLKEFNEAVYLNYEGVQTIAEESTSFPMVSRPTSVGGLGFGMKWMMGWMHDTLAYFQKDTVYRKYHQNDLTFSMTYTFSENFMLPLSHDEVVYGKKSIAGRMPGDEWQKFANLRLLYGYMFMYPGTKLLFMGSEFGQSSEWNFEGSLDWHLLQYPFHSGVKILITDLNTLYKSQPALYEKQFSPEGFEWINYSDHQNAVMSFIRKGNNPKDDVVVVCNFTQVTRSNYRIGLPKKGKLTEIFNSDASIYGGSGVSNSKKIAIEAMPYDGRDYSIELLLPPLSVTVFKII
- a CDS encoding glucose-1-phosphate adenylyltransferase, which produces MKAKKKNVIAIILGGGQGSRLYPLTETRSKPAVPIGGKYRLVDIPISNCMNSDIYRMFVLTQFNSASLNAHIKNTYNFSIFSHAFVDILAAEQTPDNPTWFQGTADAVRQCMPHFLNHDFDYALILSGDQLYQMDFNDMLEEHIKREADITIATLPVNAKDAPEFGILKTNSESCIESFIEKPAKELLPDWESDVSEQMKSEGKQYLASMGIYIFNKKLLVDIMSNKETKDFGKEIIPQAVGHKKILSYQYEGYWTDIGNIDSFFEANIGLTDDLPKFNLFDNDNKIFTRPRLLPPSKFQKTMVDRSLISEGCILNAKEINRSVIGIRSRIGEGTIIQNCYVMGNDFYQNIDDMNEDVRTGRQLVGIGERCFISNALVDKNCRIGNDVYISGGSHLEDFSNELYAIKDGIVVIKKGAIIPDNYIIK
- a CDS encoding glycogen synthase — its product is MEIFHISAECYPIAKVGGLADVVGALPKYQNNAGHQVRVVMPCYDTKFKKENDFECVHWGHVKLGNFNFPYSVLKEKADKLGFELYLIEIQELFDRKDVYGYEDDIERFLSFQIATLDWIIGRNEVPDVINCHDHHTGLIPFMMLYGYKYEKLQNVPSMITIHNGLYQGQFGFDKLYYLPEFDLAHIKVLEWDNCINSLAVAIKCAWAVTTVSPNYLNEINYSANGLESLFNLVRYKSKGILNGIDIEVWDPAKDAMLEKNYSIKNFEKGKQENKEKLCNLFNLDPTKPLFSFIGRLLEEKGGDLLPHAAALALSENFQQINILILGSGNTAIENQLNGLLSDYKGNYNTFIGYNEELAHLIYAGSDFLLMPSRVEPCGLNQMYSLRYGTIPIVRRTGGLKDTVIDFGDDGNGICHDQASVGDICYSIQRAVNLYDDKKHLHKIIKIGMNTDHSWERVCQEYIEMYKLIINKK